ATGAAAAAAGTGTTATTTTCGATATTATCCGCAAGAGATATGTAGCATTGACTCCCGAAGAATGGGTACGACAGCATTTCGTTCATTTTTTAATCTCACACAAAGGATACCCTCTTTCACTGATGGCTAATGAAGTTTTAGTAGACCTCAATGGTACAAAAAAAAGATGTGACACAGTATTATATACTCGTGATTTATCTGCTAAAATGATTATAGAATATAAAGCTCCGCACATTAAAATAACGCAAGCTGTTTTTGATCAAATCACTCGCTACAATATGGTATTAAAAGTTGATTATTTAGTAGTAAGTAATGGCATGGAACATTATTGCTGCCGAATGAATTACGAAAATCAGAACTATTTTTTTTTAGAAAACATACCCGATTATCCTGCATTATAAGCTGTATTTGTATTTGTTTTTTAACCTTCCAAAAGCCCACTAAACAGGGAGTTTGTAGAGAACGAGATCTCAACGTCTTGACATCTAGACTTCAACGTGTTGAGATCTCGTTTTCAAGACGAAGAAATATCGAGCTCATCATAATTATTCACAGACGTAAATTTTTGAGATTTAAAACGTGCAATAAGATTTCTATGTATAATGACTAAAATCTAATAAATAAAAAAGCGTTTAGAATTTATATAATTCTAAACGCCCTATTTTATTCTAAAATAATATATTTACAAATAAACTATTATTTTGCTTTCTTCCTACTCTTTGTTACTTTCTCAGGTTTTTCAACCTTTACTTCTATTTCAATACCAGCTAATTCAGGGTCGATCATGATTCTACCACAATATTCGCAAACAATAATTTTTTTACGAGTACGGATATCAAGTTGTCTCTGAGGTGGTATTTTATTAAAGCAACCTCCACAAGCATCACGTTGCACATAGACAATAGCCAAGCCGTTACGAGAATTCTTACGAATACGTTTGAAAGATTGAAGCAATCTTGGTTCAATTGTTGTTTCAAGCGTTTTAGCTTTATCTCTCAGTTTCTCTTCTTCATGCTTAGTTTCAGAAACAATCTCATCAAGCTCTCCCCTTTTTTGTTCCAAATCTTGTTTTCTTTCATCCAATAGTACAAGACATCCAGCAAGCTCTTCCGATTTTTCCTTCTCGTCAGTGGTAAATTCTTTGATACGTTTCTCGCAAAGTTCTATTTCGAGCGTTTGAAATTCTATTTCTTTGCTTAAGAAGTCATATTCACGATTGTTGCGTACGTTATCTTGTTGAGTTTTATATTTATCAACAGATGCTTTAGCAGAGGTAATTTCATTCTTTTTAGTAGAAATAGCCAATTGCAACTCTTCAATTTCAGCTTTTATTTTATCGATACGTGTATTTAAACCAGCAACTTCGTCTTCAAGATCTTGAACTTCAAGAGGAAGTTCTCCTCTTAGCGTCTTAATCTTATCTATTTCAGACAACATTGTTTGTAGTTGATACAGAGCTTTCAATTTCTCTTCAACAGTAAGTTCCTTTAGTTCGTTCTTTGCTTCTTTAGCCATTTTACTTATAAATATTTTATGGGATTTGTATTTATCTTACTAATTAGTACCGTAAAATTAGGAAATAAATCCCTGATTATGGAATAGAAAATTTCTTTTGTATATTGCTCACTTTCGTAATGTCCGATTTCAGCAATTAATATATCAGAATCATGACCAAAATAGTCATGGTATTTCATCTCTCCTGTGATAAAAACGTCAGCTTTAGAAGCTATCGCATTGCCTAATAGAAAAGCACCTGAACCTCCACATATAGCAATAGTTTGAATTTCTCGACCCAACAGTTTATTATGCTTCAGGCAACCTACTTCAAATATTTTTTTTATACGCTTAAGAAATTCAAGTTCCGTTTCCGGAGACTCCAACTCTCCTACTATACCTGCTCCGGATTGCTTCCAAGCATTTTGCAAAGAATAAAAATCATAAGCAGGTTCTTCATATGGATGCGCTTCAATCAATGCTCTTTCCACCTCAGATTTCTTAAAAACAGGCAAAATTGTCTCAATCCTAACTTCTCCTTCATGATGCACATTTCCTATGGTACCGCAAAAAGGATTTGTTCCTTCTTTTGCCTGAAAAGTACCTTCCCCTTTCATGTTGAAGCTACAGGAATCATAGTTGCCAATATTACCACATCCGGCAGAAAAAAGTCTTTTACGAACATTATCTGCTTGAGCGAAAGGAACAAAAGTAACCAATTTAAGCAAACTGTTTTCCTTCTCTTCCAAGATGCGTATATTCTTTAAACCTATCTTTTCAGCAATCTTAAAATTGACTCCTCCCTGCGCATTATCCAAATTCGTATGAGCAGAGTATATTGCAAGATCATTCTTTATTGCCTTAAGAACACAGCGCTCTATATAATCTTTCCCTGTAATAGATTTGAATCCTTTAAAAAGGAGCGGGTGATGAGAGATTATGAGATTGCATCCCGATGCTATTGCTTCATCAAGCACAGCTTCAGTAACGTCCAAACACAACAAAGCCCCTGTTGTTTCCGCATCTGTTAGCCCGATTTGCAAACCAGAATTATCCCATCCGTCTTGCAATGGCAGAGGCGCGAACCTTTCAAGGGCGCTTACTACTTCCTTAATTTTCATTGTCAAATAGAAAATTTGATGCAAAGATAATAAATACTCAGAGTTTAACGTCCCTTTCTATCATCTTTTTACCAGATTTTATAAAAACATCAAAAGAAAAACAATATCTACACTCTACTCAACGGCTTTTAATCAGTAATTTCCACACAGTTACCATCTGGATCCAGCACAATGCTTTCGTAGTAGCCATCACCCGTAGTTCGCGGTTCACCAACTATCTGGTAACCATCTTTCCTAAGTCGTTCCGTCAATTCCGTCACAGCATTCTTACTGCCTACTGAAAAAGCAAAATGAGTTAATCCTAAACAATCTTTCTCTGTAATTGTTTTTATAATATCTTTCCTCGACATTAATTCCAATGAGGTGTTACCTCCGCAAAAGCTAATAAAGTAAGATTCAAAACCTTTCAACGGATTTATATATTTACTATTACTTTCGCCTCCGAAATAAGTAACATAAAACTGTTTCAGTTCTTCCAACTGTTGTGTCCAGATAGCTATGTGACTAATATGCATATTTTATTTTTTAATAATACTATAGTAATGGCAGTCTATAATTTTTCCATTTTTTATGAATGCGCTTTTTAAAACAGCTTCTTTGGTAAAGCCCGCTTTTTCTAGAACTTTCATCGATGCTACGTTAAAACTAAAAACCGTTGCGAATACTTTATGGAGAGAAAGTTTCTCAAATGCATACTCTACAACTTCTTTAACAGCTCTACTC
This is a stretch of genomic DNA from uncultured Bacteroides sp.. It encodes these proteins:
- a CDS encoding VOC family protein, producing MHISHIAIWTQQLEELKQFYVTYFGGESNSKYINPLKGFESYFISFCGGNTSLELMSRKDIIKTITEKDCLGLTHFAFSVGSKNAVTELTERLRKDGYQIVGEPRTTGDGYYESIVLDPDGNCVEITD
- a CDS encoding C4-type zinc ribbon domain-containing protein: MAKEAKNELKELTVEEKLKALYQLQTMLSEIDKIKTLRGELPLEVQDLEDEVAGLNTRIDKIKAEIEELQLAISTKKNEITSAKASVDKYKTQQDNVRNNREYDFLSKEIEFQTLEIELCEKRIKEFTTDEKEKSEELAGCLVLLDERKQDLEQKRGELDEIVSETKHEEEKLRDKAKTLETTIEPRLLQSFKRIRKNSRNGLAIVYVQRDACGGCFNKIPPQRQLDIRTRKKIIVCEYCGRIMIDPELAGIEIEVKVEKPEKVTKSRKKAK
- a CDS encoding Nif3-like dinuclear metal center hexameric protein, whose protein sequence is MKIKEVVSALERFAPLPLQDGWDNSGLQIGLTDAETTGALLCLDVTEAVLDEAIASGCNLIISHHPLLFKGFKSITGKDYIERCVLKAIKNDLAIYSAHTNLDNAQGGVNFKIAEKIGLKNIRILEEKENSLLKLVTFVPFAQADNVRKRLFSAGCGNIGNYDSCSFNMKGEGTFQAKEGTNPFCGTIGNVHHEGEVRIETILPVFKKSEVERALIEAHPYEEPAYDFYSLQNAWKQSGAGIVGELESPETELEFLKRIKKIFEVGCLKHNKLLGREIQTIAICGGSGAFLLGNAIASKADVFITGEMKYHDYFGHDSDILIAEIGHYESEQYTKEIFYSIIRDLFPNFTVLISKINTNPIKYL
- a CDS encoding type I restriction enzyme HsdR N-terminal domain-containing protein, with product MLSLNLPAFETKIALRDEKSVIFDIIRKRYVALTPEEWVRQHFVHFLISHKGYPLSLMANEVLVDLNGTKKRCDTVLYTRDLSAKMIIEYKAPHIKITQAVFDQITRYNMVLKVDYLVVSNGMEHYCCRMNYENQNYFFLENIPDYPAL